Proteins encoded by one window of Erysipelothrix rhusiopathiae:
- a CDS encoding response regulator transcription factor, translating to MKKILIVDDDKEIRDLMKRYLEIDGYEVVVASDGHDAMRALDESIKLVILDVMMPEITGFEVSEAIRKHYNVPILFVSAKATEQDKFVGFSVGGDDYLSKPFSFSELSLRVKSLLRRYIQYDRATENALEQNKVNTIDSITIDLEKGITLKDGLPLDLTEREFRILKLLATNRGKIFSIQSIYENVWQDEYLYSSANTVMVHIRNLRKKIENCPENPKIIKNIWGRGYKID from the coding sequence ATGAAAAAGATACTTATCGTTGATGACGACAAAGAAATCAGAGATTTAATGAAACGTTATTTAGAAATCGATGGTTATGAGGTTGTAGTAGCTTCAGATGGTCATGATGCAATGCGCGCGCTCGATGAAAGCATTAAGCTCGTAATTTTGGATGTGATGATGCCTGAAATAACTGGGTTTGAGGTGAGTGAGGCAATCCGAAAACATTACAATGTTCCTATCTTATTTGTTTCCGCTAAAGCCACAGAACAGGATAAGTTTGTTGGGTTTTCTGTTGGAGGCGATGATTATCTAAGCAAACCATTTTCTTTTTCTGAGCTAAGCCTTCGTGTTAAATCACTCTTAAGACGCTATATTCAGTATGATCGAGCAACAGAAAATGCATTGGAACAGAATAAAGTTAATACGATTGATTCAATTACAATTGATCTTGAAAAAGGCATAACTCTTAAAGATGGATTGCCACTTGATTTAACGGAGCGTGAATTCCGTATTTTAAAATTGTTAGCGACCAATCGTGGAAAAATTTTCTCGATTCAAAGTATTTATGAAAACGTTTGGCAAGATGAATATTTATACTCGTCAGCAAATACGGTTATGGTACATATCCGCAATTTGAGAAAAAAAATAGAGAACTGCCCGGAAAATCCTAAAATTATAAAAAACATCTGGGGTCGAGGTTATAAAATTGATTAA
- a CDS encoding DUF898 family protein → MKSSYFDGSIWSYIGLQLVNIIIAIFTLGLGTPWILVRTYRWESEHTVINGQRFRFNGDSVSLFGHWVIWWILTLVTFGLYGIIVRVKLISWRVENTEMLGNYEY, encoded by the coding sequence ATGAAATCATCATATTTTGACGGATCAATTTGGTCCTATATTGGATTACAGTTAGTTAATATTATTATCGCAATTTTCACTTTAGGTTTAGGTACACCTTGGATTCTCGTTCGAACCTATCGTTGGGAGTCAGAACATACAGTTATCAATGGACAACGTTTTCGCTTTAACGGTGACTCTGTAAGTCTATTTGGTCACTGGGTCATATGGTGGATTTTGACTCTAGTTACATTTGGATTATATGGAATTATTGTACGCGTAAAACTTATCTCGTGGCGTGTCGAGAATACTGAAATGCTTGGTAACTACGAATATTAG
- a CDS encoding alanine racemase produces the protein MNLKELCTSNNELKTPCYIFDVDFLEEHVKEIKASLPNNTKLCYAMKANPFLVGILDKMVDSFEVCSPGEYRICQRNNISNLKIILSGVYKNSEDIREIIQMEEQPIYTVESMKQLELLNDLSTEYQKQINVILRLTSGNQFGMDASEIERVLDQTNRYRFIKWHGIQLYSGTQKHKLNKVLGEIESLKSYIETLRSRYQISLPCLEFGPGLGVQYFESDKPTLSVSEFSSVLRSLNYDGTIVLEMGRIIVAACGTYLTRVVDIKTNDMKHYAILDGGIHHVSYYGQFLGMKCPSIERVDMEKSPELHAQWNLCGSLCTVADVLIKDYETPLALNDVVAFKNVGAYSITEGISLFLSRDLPQVNLYRKQTGIEIIRDTIEIDRLNSVKEK, from the coding sequence ATGAATCTGAAAGAACTGTGTACATCTAACAATGAACTCAAAACACCATGTTATATCTTCGATGTTGATTTTTTAGAAGAACATGTCAAAGAAATCAAGGCATCATTACCGAATAATACAAAGTTATGTTATGCAATGAAAGCCAATCCGTTTTTAGTTGGTATTCTCGACAAAATGGTGGATTCATTTGAAGTATGCTCTCCCGGAGAATACCGAATTTGTCAAAGGAATAATATTTCTAATCTAAAAATTATTCTTTCTGGGGTTTATAAAAATTCTGAAGATATCAGGGAGATTATACAGATGGAAGAGCAACCCATCTATACCGTCGAGTCAATGAAACAACTGGAATTACTCAACGATTTATCAACTGAGTATCAAAAACAGATAAACGTAATCTTACGACTCACGAGTGGGAACCAATTTGGTATGGATGCTTCCGAAATTGAACGGGTATTGGATCAAACAAATCGGTACCGGTTTATAAAGTGGCATGGAATTCAGCTTTATTCAGGAACACAAAAGCATAAGCTAAACAAAGTTCTAGGAGAAATCGAATCGTTAAAATCATATATTGAGACATTGAGAAGTCGTTATCAAATAAGTCTACCGTGTTTAGAGTTTGGACCAGGATTGGGTGTACAATACTTCGAATCAGACAAACCAACACTTTCTGTTTCTGAATTTAGTTCCGTTCTGAGAAGTCTCAATTATGATGGAACAATTGTTTTAGAAATGGGACGAATAATTGTTGCGGCGTGTGGTACATACTTGACGCGTGTTGTAGATATAAAAACAAACGACATGAAGCATTATGCGATTTTAGATGGCGGCATTCATCATGTAAGTTATTACGGTCAGTTTCTAGGAATGAAGTGTCCTAGTATTGAACGTGTAGATATGGAAAAATCTCCAGAATTACATGCTCAGTGGAATTTGTGTGGTTCTTTATGTACCGTAGCAGATGTTTTGATAAAAGATTACGAAACACCACTCGCATTAAATGATGTTGTGGCATTTAAAAATGTAGGAGCCTACAGCATTACTGAAGGAATTAGCTTATTCCTAAGTAGAGATCTTCCACAAGTAAACCTATACCGTAAACAAACCGGTATTGAGATCATTAGAGATACAATTGAAATAGATAGACTGAATTCAGTTAAGGAGAAATAA
- a CDS encoding amino acid adenylation domain-containing protein, which produces MNHILKHLELSAERYPDKVAVIEPNQTITYENLNNKARIAATWFINQFEMNKPIVIFKEKGIDTLSLMFGTAYACCPYVIIDPSQPNERIISILKTLKTNCIIGDDDQKDRIEKFGPNIKFINIKTVFCGKSEDSLIENRLSSHISTNPLYILFTSGSTGNPKGVVVSHQSVIRFIRDFTDKFRFSSHDVIANQAPFDFDVSVKDIYSSIMKGSTLVLIPKSYFTNPVTLLDFICESKATVLTWAVSALCLVSQLKGLSYRKPSQLRQIMFSGERMPIKHLEKWREACPNTEFVNLYGPTEITCNCTYYVLESQREYAEELPIGIPFYDDEVFLLNEKDELVKDSEMLGEICVGGLSLALGYFNNQVQTDRVFVQNPLNPYYRDIIYRTGDLGYYNKNGELCIRGRKDFQIKHMGHRIELEEIERKIEEHPNVSRACCIYHEKKYKIYGIYHGNLDVKALISYLETKLPHYMIPNTFIQVHQMPLTKNGKIDRQLLKSEVGIQV; this is translated from the coding sequence ATGAATCATATATTAAAGCATCTCGAATTAAGTGCAGAACGTTATCCAGATAAAGTTGCAGTCATTGAACCAAATCAGACAATAACTTATGAAAATCTGAATAATAAGGCTCGTATCGCGGCAACATGGTTTATAAATCAATTTGAAATGAATAAACCGATTGTTATTTTTAAGGAGAAAGGGATTGATACACTTTCTTTAATGTTTGGTACAGCCTATGCATGCTGTCCTTACGTAATCATAGATCCATCACAACCTAACGAGCGTATCATTTCAATTCTAAAAACATTAAAAACGAATTGTATTATTGGCGATGATGATCAAAAAGATCGTATTGAAAAATTTGGTCCAAACATTAAATTTATAAATATTAAAACAGTGTTTTGTGGAAAATCAGAGGATTCACTGATAGAGAATCGATTGTCATCGCATATATCGACAAATCCACTCTACATCCTTTTTACATCAGGATCCACAGGCAATCCGAAGGGTGTTGTTGTTTCACATCAATCTGTAATCCGATTTATTCGCGATTTTACAGATAAGTTTCGTTTTTCTTCACACGATGTTATTGCGAATCAGGCGCCTTTTGATTTTGATGTTTCGGTTAAGGATATTTATAGTTCGATTATGAAAGGTTCTACCTTAGTGTTAATACCTAAATCTTATTTTACAAATCCTGTAACCTTGTTGGACTTTATTTGTGAATCGAAAGCAACTGTACTAACGTGGGCTGTATCAGCGTTATGTCTAGTGAGTCAATTAAAGGGTCTATCCTATCGGAAACCAAGTCAGTTGAGACAAATTATGTTCAGTGGAGAACGTATGCCCATTAAACATTTAGAAAAATGGCGTGAAGCCTGTCCAAACACTGAGTTTGTAAATCTATATGGACCAACTGAAATCACATGTAATTGTACTTACTATGTTTTGGAATCCCAACGAGAATATGCTGAGGAACTTCCAATTGGCATTCCGTTTTATGATGATGAAGTATTTCTACTAAATGAAAAAGATGAGCTTGTCAAAGATTCGGAGATGCTTGGGGAAATTTGTGTTGGAGGTTTGAGTTTAGCGCTAGGATATTTTAATAACCAAGTACAAACTGATCGAGTATTTGTTCAAAACCCGTTGAATCCATATTATCGAGACATCATTTATCGTACTGGGGATTTAGGATACTATAACAAAAATGGTGAATTATGTATTAGAGGTCGTAAAGATTTTCAAATAAAGCATATGGGTCATCGAATTGAGCTAGAAGAAATCGAACGTAAAATCGAGGAGCACCCAAATGTTTCTAGAGCCTGTTGTATATATCATGAAAAAAAATATAAAATCTATGGCATCTATCACGGTAATCTCGATGTGAAGGCGCTTATTTCATATCTTGAAACAAAGCTACCACATTATATGATTCCAAATACATTTATACAGGTGCATCAGATGCCCTTAACAAAAAATGGGAAAATAGATCGTCAACTCTTAAAATCGGAAGTAGGGATACAAGTATGA
- a CDS encoding linear amide C-N hydrolase, which produces MCTNITLKSTQNHFLMARTMDFSFELDPEMVLIPRNIPLHFTYLDHEVSSHYAYLGLAKNIGSYALADGINEHGLAAAALYFEGYASYDQECVPNQSLAPHEVVMWALAQCKTINDVRLMFEQHPITHHVIEFLGIVPPLHWVFQDAEGASIIVEPTELGIQIHDNQIGVLTNSPDYTWHLTNIRNYIGLDPGQVEPRTLYGKEFKPFGQGSGTFGIPGDLTPPSRFIKALYSKLSAQKPNTDKELIITANHILNGVDIAKGNVITQRKTIDYTQYMSFMVTSTQTYAYRTYDSYSTHSYCIHDFNLDQSELIKI; this is translated from the coding sequence ATGTGCACAAACATCACGTTAAAAAGTACTCAGAATCATTTTTTAATGGCTCGAACAATGGATTTTTCATTCGAACTTGATCCTGAAATGGTTTTAATTCCACGTAACATTCCACTTCATTTTACTTATTTAGATCATGAGGTCTCAAGTCATTATGCTTATCTCGGACTCGCTAAAAATATTGGTTCTTACGCATTAGCAGATGGAATTAATGAACATGGACTTGCGGCAGCTGCTTTATATTTTGAGGGTTATGCAAGCTATGACCAAGAGTGTGTACCCAATCAATCGCTTGCACCACACGAAGTTGTCATGTGGGCACTTGCGCAGTGCAAGACCATTAATGATGTACGTCTTATGTTTGAGCAGCATCCGATTACACATCATGTTATTGAATTCCTAGGGATTGTCCCACCGCTTCATTGGGTTTTCCAAGATGCAGAAGGTGCATCCATTATTGTAGAACCCACTGAACTTGGAATTCAAATTCATGACAATCAAATTGGGGTACTTACAAACAGTCCCGACTATACTTGGCATCTAACAAATATTCGCAATTATATTGGTCTTGATCCAGGTCAAGTTGAACCAAGAACACTTTACGGAAAAGAGTTTAAACCATTTGGGCAAGGTAGTGGAACCTTTGGGATTCCTGGAGACTTAACACCTCCCTCACGTTTTATAAAAGCACTTTACTCAAAACTAAGCGCTCAAAAACCAAATACAGATAAAGAACTTATTATTACCGCAAATCACATTCTAAACGGTGTTGATATCGCCAAAGGAAATGTCATTACACAAAGAAAAACGATTGACTATACTCAGTATATGTCGTTTATGGTTACTTCAACTCAGACCTATGCTTATAGAACCTATGACAGTTATAGCACGCATAGCTATTGCATCCATGATTTTAATCTTGATCAGTCTGAGTTGATTAAAATATAA
- a CDS encoding 4'-phosphopantetheinyl transferase family protein → MENHVIIYQTKEPKLHTLDACIQDFTKRYKLDNTWYLYKTANGKPIILNNDFYYSKTITAAFSTYAFSLNPISIDIQKFEENIDFLKIANRFYHHKEAEYVKHHGIQSFYEIWCLKECYIKFFDLRIEKDFQHFSVLELLENRVKNLFYTPLPINSEYYGSLLTETPTTFEFVSIKTND, encoded by the coding sequence ATGGAAAATCACGTAATTATCTATCAAACAAAAGAGCCCAAACTTCATACCCTTGATGCTTGTATTCAAGATTTTACGAAACGATACAAACTCGATAACACTTGGTATCTTTATAAAACAGCAAATGGAAAACCTATTATCCTAAACAATGATTTTTACTATAGTAAAACTATTACTGCGGCATTTTCCACCTACGCATTCAGTCTGAATCCAATTAGTATTGACATCCAAAAATTCGAAGAGAATATAGACTTCTTGAAAATCGCAAATCGGTTTTACCATCACAAAGAAGCTGAGTATGTAAAACATCACGGCATCCAAAGTTTCTACGAAATCTGGTGTCTTAAAGAGTGTTATATAAAATTTTTTGATCTTCGTATCGAAAAAGATTTTCAACATTTTTCTGTACTGGAACTTTTAGAAAATAGAGTGAAGAATCTTTTCTATACACCACTACCAATAAATAGTGAGTACTATGGTTCCTTATTAACAGAGACACCCACTACTTTTGAATTTGTTTCCATCAAAACAAATGACTAA
- a CDS encoding class I SAM-dependent methyltransferase: MYSKLSTMYYETSKPIGTSLGGDLEFYFEAIKQSRSILEVGSGTGRLLIPFLKEGLKIEGIDASSDMVSMCITHCIEHDVEANVKQIDVYNMSEVGTFDAIIIPTGTFCLFSDPNAVIEGCYEHLEKGGKLVLDLIFPHGFVPGSVHRHVVYPNQKDVLFLEDHQHTINWQTQQTRQFFRYELWRENKLCEQELEIFDLYWYQIDQMETMLRNSGYGQIEWYGDYTKGYDAGSDYEVLTLCAYK; encoded by the coding sequence ATGTATTCTAAATTAAGTACGATGTACTATGAAACATCAAAACCCATTGGGACATCACTTGGTGGTGATCTAGAATTTTATTTTGAAGCGATAAAGCAATCACGATCAATTTTGGAAGTTGGTTCGGGAACTGGAAGATTATTAATTCCGTTTTTAAAAGAAGGGCTGAAAATTGAAGGCATTGATGCTTCAAGCGATATGGTCTCAATGTGTATCACTCATTGTATAGAGCATGATGTTGAAGCGAATGTAAAGCAAATCGATGTCTATAATATGAGTGAAGTCGGAACATTTGATGCGATCATTATTCCTACCGGAACTTTTTGTTTGTTTAGTGATCCAAATGCCGTGATTGAAGGCTGTTATGAACATCTTGAGAAAGGTGGTAAGTTAGTTCTTGATTTAATCTTTCCACATGGATTTGTTCCGGGGAGTGTTCATCGTCACGTAGTTTATCCGAACCAAAAGGATGTATTGTTTCTTGAAGATCATCAACATACAATAAATTGGCAAACACAGCAAACAAGACAATTTTTTAGATATGAACTCTGGCGTGAAAATAAATTATGCGAACAAGAGTTAGAAATTTTCGATTTATATTGGTATCAAATAGATCAGATGGAAACGATGTTAAGGAATAGTGGTTATGGTCAGATTGAGTGGTATGGAGATTACACCAAAGGATATGATGCTGGATCAGACTATGAAGTTCTAACATTATGTGCATATAAATAA
- a CDS encoding sensor histidine kinase: MIKHRTQSLTLGLKIFLITVGSIMASLLVFVITITVSIDPIATYVKGEERIHSRMLNDKQDLQHYIIDNDITPMNIEDLSPWLENHKYMIIYIVDVDNNNIVYTNDDLFVSKELEIAGNTSLESTMLYIGGKYFYIDMLYSVRAEVENYATYLALILSSITFLLVFYYGIRNITKRVKQLTNEIEIIGAGTPNSFISDKGNDELGRLSFEINALITELSQKNQELVISENALKELVTSLAHDLRTPLTSLIGYITLIKLEAQSEDIEDLANRCEQKALQMKTISDELFSLFSTLSLNEDSELPLERVHVQDFMEGAADRLKSDLNLKDFEVVIHQTVNEEHHYVNLNIYYMDRLFENIISNVLKYAEPKSTIKIEITIENSSCTLEIENAIRVDQVTEEASGFGLLSCRKIVDTHKGHFSTSKDENVFTTKVELPTNQ; this comes from the coding sequence TTGATTAAACATCGTACGCAGTCACTCACGCTTGGATTAAAAATATTTCTCATTACGGTTGGTTCAATCATGGCGTCGTTGTTAGTATTTGTAATCACAATCACGGTATCTATTGATCCAATTGCTACATATGTGAAAGGTGAGGAACGGATTCACTCAAGAATGCTTAACGATAAGCAGGATCTACAACACTACATTATTGATAACGATATTACGCCAATGAATATCGAAGATTTGAGTCCGTGGTTAGAAAATCACAAATATATGATTATCTATATCGTGGATGTGGATAACAATAACATTGTGTATACAAACGATGATCTTTTTGTAAGTAAAGAACTAGAGATTGCCGGGAATACATCACTTGAATCGACGATGCTATATATCGGTGGCAAGTATTTCTATATTGATATGTTGTATTCTGTACGCGCCGAAGTAGAAAATTATGCAACCTATCTCGCCTTAATTCTTTCATCAATTACCTTTTTGCTTGTCTTTTATTATGGGATTCGGAACATTACGAAAAGGGTTAAGCAACTTACTAATGAGATTGAAATTATTGGAGCAGGAACGCCCAATAGTTTTATCAGTGATAAAGGAAATGATGAGCTAGGCCGATTAAGTTTTGAAATTAATGCCCTTATTACTGAATTATCTCAAAAAAACCAAGAACTTGTTATTTCTGAAAATGCACTAAAAGAACTCGTAACAAGCCTAGCCCACGACTTAAGAACGCCACTGACTTCTTTAATTGGGTATATTACCCTTATAAAACTTGAAGCACAATCAGAAGATATTGAAGATCTTGCTAACCGATGTGAACAAAAAGCACTTCAAATGAAGACGATTTCTGATGAGTTATTCTCTCTCTTCTCGACGCTCTCTCTAAATGAAGATAGTGAGTTACCTCTTGAGCGTGTACATGTACAGGACTTTATGGAAGGTGCTGCTGATCGTCTCAAGTCAGATTTAAATCTCAAAGATTTTGAGGTAGTGATTCACCAAACAGTAAATGAAGAGCACCATTATGTAAACCTGAACATATATTATATGGATCGCCTTTTCGAAAACATCATTTCGAACGTGTTAAAGTATGCAGAGCCAAAATCAACGATAAAGATTGAAATTACAATTGAAAATTCATCGTGTACTCTTGAGATTGAGAATGCGATTAGAGTTGATCAAGTTACTGAAGAAGCATCTGGTTTTGGATTACTATCGTGTCGAAAAATTGTTGATACTCATAAAGGTCATTTTTCAACTTCAAAAGATGAAAATGTCTTTACAACAAAAGTTGAGTTACCAACCAATCAATAA
- a CDS encoding MBOAT family O-acyltransferase: MAYHNYIYLFLFLPIVMIAYQLCNKKYRYLVMLLGSITFYLLMSSKLIVYLLLISLSTYVIGLGLSQSKQKYKRFLLCLGILIPLGILTVFKYYNFIGENLNSVIKGFELTIPYRKFIQPIGVSFFSLQAISYLVDVKMGKTKAEQNPLKILLYLSFFPTIIEGPIARYDQVIPQLSAGEAITYSSLTFGLQRILWGLIKKIVIADRLDPFVGSVFKNVDTNGGVVILIAILAYTLQLYSEFSGTMDIVLGSAEIFGVKLPENFNQPFFSRSASEFWRRWHMTLGGFFKDYIFYPISLSKFNRKLTKSLKAKIGKRYSRLVPTLGALLLVWICNGLWHGAQWQYLAYGMYYFVIIALGMILEPIFSGFFHKTKINRESRILDGFRWVRTMVIVNVGMMLFRSHGLSKALSMFIKMIQDFNVNQIVDGSLLNKGMDIHDFGIILIGFTIMVVVGFLKENHIQIRSRIAQWKSYLRIPFYYAAMLFLVIFGAYGYGYAIVELIYANF, translated from the coding sequence ATGGCATATCATAATTATATTTATCTCTTCCTGTTTTTACCGATTGTAATGATTGCGTATCAATTGTGCAATAAAAAATATCGGTACTTAGTAATGCTTCTTGGAAGCATTACTTTTTATCTCTTAATGAGCTCAAAATTAATTGTGTATTTGCTGCTTATTAGTCTATCAACTTATGTCATTGGGCTAGGCTTATCTCAATCGAAACAAAAGTATAAAAGATTCCTACTGTGTCTTGGTATTCTCATTCCATTAGGGATTTTGACGGTCTTCAAATATTACAACTTTATCGGAGAAAATCTTAATTCTGTCATAAAGGGATTCGAATTAACCATTCCATATCGAAAGTTTATTCAACCAATCGGTGTTTCATTTTTTTCATTACAAGCAATAAGTTATCTTGTGGATGTGAAAATGGGAAAAACAAAAGCAGAACAAAATCCGCTTAAAATATTACTATATCTATCATTTTTTCCAACGATTATTGAAGGTCCGATAGCACGATATGATCAGGTTATTCCACAGCTTAGTGCTGGTGAGGCAATTACATATTCTTCGCTAACGTTTGGATTACAAAGAATACTCTGGGGTCTTATTAAAAAAATCGTAATTGCCGATCGTCTTGATCCTTTCGTGGGTTCAGTATTTAAGAATGTAGACACAAATGGAGGTGTCGTAATTTTGATTGCGATTCTTGCATATACGCTTCAACTTTATTCAGAATTCTCGGGTACGATGGATATTGTTTTAGGAAGTGCTGAAATATTTGGAGTGAAACTTCCGGAAAACTTTAACCAGCCGTTCTTTTCAAGAAGTGCATCTGAGTTCTGGAGACGCTGGCATATGACGCTGGGTGGTTTCTTCAAAGATTATATTTTTTATCCAATATCATTATCAAAGTTTAACCGCAAACTTACAAAATCACTTAAAGCAAAAATTGGTAAAAGATATAGTCGCTTGGTACCGACATTAGGTGCCCTCTTATTAGTCTGGATATGCAATGGACTTTGGCATGGAGCACAGTGGCAATACCTAGCCTATGGTATGTATTATTTTGTAATCATTGCATTGGGAATGATTCTCGAACCGATTTTCTCTGGTTTTTTTCATAAAACAAAGATTAATCGCGAAAGTAGAATACTAGATGGATTTAGATGGGTACGAACTATGGTAATTGTTAATGTTGGAATGATGTTATTTCGTTCTCACGGATTATCAAAGGCATTGTCGATGTTTATAAAGATGATTCAAGATTTTAATGTGAATCAAATTGTGGATGGATCGCTTTTAAATAAAGGTATGGACATTCACGATTTTGGAATTATTTTAATTGGCTTTACCATCATGGTTGTTGTCGGTTTTCTTAAAGAAAATCATATCCAAATAAGAAGTCGAATTGCGCAGTGGAAAAGTTACCTTCGTATTCCGTTTTATTATGCTGCGATGTTGTTCTTAGTCATCTTTGGGGCTTATGGTTATGGTTATGCCATCGTAGAACTCATTTATGCAAACTTTTAG
- a CDS encoding Na/Pi cotransporter family protein: MILIGEVAQFSDIAFNVILGGFGMFLLGIKLLGDGFKDAAGSKIRDYIERYTGNLLSAILVGTVITALMQSSTAATVISISLVRAGLMSLEAAIGISVGANLGTTVTALMIGLNIEAMGYYFVFIGAIILLTKKRYKSVGQIFFGLGITFVGLELMSDQLIILQDVPQFEAYLVKMSDNPWLALLAGTIGTAVINSSMAVIALVQKIYAGGGMSMVAASAFVYGSNVGTTLTAILASAGGSVSTKRAGWFHALYNVIGALITMLFIYPYSNFILYLNGKMGGSPEMAVGINHFVFNLIWVVGIIPFIPACIRLLKILIPGEDRIKEREKIEALDYELIKTFPDGAFQLAQKQTLQMADLVVESFETTHDYLTTRDDEDFDVIGQLEEMVNELDYNLTRYLLAIAKDTQLDGRMAEQYSTSVDIVKNIERMGDITTNIAGFYERIFENRGTFSDEALYDLETMYKLVLDMIQRSFKILKSDSLQGYEKLVQDEDYLDLIDVKYRERHFHRISDGICDDPIASSLYVDILASLERLGDHCINIVEKVKERNPEKMLETEIQIDTMN, encoded by the coding sequence ATGATATTAATCGGAGAAGTTGCACAGTTTTCAGATATCGCATTTAATGTAATACTTGGTGGTTTTGGAATGTTTTTATTAGGGATCAAGTTGCTAGGGGATGGTTTTAAAGATGCAGCAGGATCAAAAATAAGAGATTATATTGAACGGTATACCGGTAATTTACTCTCCGCAATTCTGGTGGGAACGGTAATCACGGCACTTATGCAGTCGAGTACAGCGGCTACTGTAATTTCAATCAGCCTTGTTCGTGCGGGATTGATGAGTCTTGAGGCAGCAATTGGAATTTCTGTTGGCGCGAATTTAGGTACTACGGTAACGGCTTTGATGATTGGACTGAATATAGAGGCCATGGGTTATTATTTTGTCTTTATTGGTGCCATAATCCTTCTTACGAAGAAACGCTATAAAAGTGTGGGTCAGATATTCTTTGGACTGGGAATAACATTTGTCGGTCTTGAGTTAATGAGTGATCAACTCATCATCTTGCAAGATGTTCCACAGTTTGAAGCTTACTTGGTAAAAATGTCAGATAATCCATGGCTTGCGTTATTAGCAGGAACGATTGGTACAGCAGTAATCAACTCATCAATGGCTGTGATTGCGCTTGTCCAAAAAATATATGCAGGTGGAGGGATGTCGATGGTTGCAGCCTCTGCATTTGTATATGGATCAAATGTAGGAACAACTCTAACCGCAATCCTTGCTTCAGCGGGAGGATCTGTATCCACAAAAAGAGCAGGTTGGTTTCACGCACTTTATAATGTAATTGGTGCACTCATAACCATGCTGTTTATCTATCCGTATTCCAACTTTATATTATATCTTAACGGGAAAATGGGTGGATCACCGGAAATGGCAGTTGGAATTAACCACTTTGTCTTTAATTTAATTTGGGTAGTTGGAATTATTCCATTTATTCCAGCGTGTATCAGACTATTAAAAATTCTAATACCTGGAGAGGATCGCATTAAAGAACGCGAAAAAATTGAAGCACTGGATTATGAGTTAATCAAGACATTCCCCGATGGTGCTTTTCAATTAGCGCAGAAACAAACACTACAAATGGCCGATTTAGTTGTGGAGTCATTTGAAACTACACATGACTATCTTACAACTCGTGATGATGAAGATTTTGATGTCATTGGCCAGTTGGAAGAGATGGTCAACGAATTAGATTATAATCTAACTCGTTATCTGCTTGCGATTGCGAAGGACACACAACTCGATGGCCGTATGGCAGAACAATATTCAACCAGCGTTGATATCGTAAAAAATATCGAAAGAATGGGGGATATTACGACCAATATTGCGGGATTTTATGAACGGATTTTTGAAAACAGAGGAACATTCTCAGATGAAGCTCTGTATGATCTTGAAACCATGTATAAACTTGTATTGGATATGATACAAAGAAGTTTCAAAATACTTAAGTCAGATTCCCTACAAGGATATGAAAAATTGGTGCAGGATGAGGATTACCTTGATTTAATTGATGTGAAATACCGTGAACGTCATTTCCATCGTATTTCTGACGGTATTTGTGATGATCCAATCGCAAGTAGTTTATACGTTGATATTCTTGCTTCGTTAGAGCGACTTGGTGATCATTGTATTAATATCGTAGAGAAGGTAAAAGAACGCAATCCTGAGAAAATGCTTGAAACGGAAATACAAATTGATACAATGAATTAA